The Pelmatolapia mariae isolate MD_Pm_ZW linkage group LG10_11, Pm_UMD_F_2, whole genome shotgun sequence genome includes a region encoding these proteins:
- the mrpl13 gene encoding 39S ribosomal protein L13, mitochondrial gives MSSFSRSAQQWATFARSWFLIDARMQPPGKIAAMCSIRLQGKHKPIYHALSDCGDHVVVINSKHIAFSGNKWEQKVYSSHTGYPGGFKQVTAAQLHHKDPKAIVRLAVYGMLPRNLHRRTMMQRLHIFPEDELPYDIQANLTEELPQPREIPRKLSEYTQEEIDAFPRLWTPPEDYKMK, from the exons ATGTCCAGTTTCTCCAGATCTGCACAG CAATGGGCGACCTTTGCCCGTTCCTGGTTCCTGATTGATGCCAGGATGCAGCCGCCTGGGAAGATTGCAGCTATGTGTTCTATTAGATTACAGGGGAAACACAAACCTATCTACCATGCTCTGA GTGACTGTGGTGACCATGTGGTGGTAATAAACAGCAAACACATAGCTTTCTCTGGGAACAAATGGGAACAGAAAGTCTACTCATCACACACGGG gtaCCCTGGTGGATTCAAACAAGTCACAGCTGCTCAGCTCCATCATAAGGACCCAAAAGCT ATCGTAAGGTTAGCAGTTTACGGCATGCTGCCTCGGAACCTGCACCGGCGCACCATGATGCAGCGATTACACATCTTTCCTGAAGAT GAGCTGCCATATGACATTCAAGCCAACCTGACAGAGGAGCTGCCTCAGCCCAGAGAAATACCGAGGAAGCTCAGCGAGTACACTCAGGAGGAAATAGATGCCTTCCCCAGGCTGTGGACACC
- the dscc1 gene encoding sister chromatid cohesion protein DCC1 → MRTLEEVRATLQIAKLKEEDLQKTIHCLSFGPNVSSADYCLMELDDTLCKHIEAGQSLVIRGDKDEHAVVCSDDKTYSLKIADTSNLLLFLPGCKTPDQLTDTEDSSHVVHAQIWGFCNSYWELRKQRPRLKKLKRLLMENPYEGPALGGQQENTENRYTMQDLLERIQASEEEIRTHLETIHACQIDGYWRVLDFDYEMKLLGHVTQLVDSESWAFNRVPLQTSLDELAPLEPREMIEHCLNCYGKRYTENDEVFYALNEDKVCWGIALMLLHNAVKFNLKEFQEVWQQSVPEGMSTRLDQLKGIALLDRTSRPETICLLRVEDLPEDTVERFNHLFTLREKWTEEDITPYIQDLCGEKQTTGALLTKYARSSMQNGIKVFNSRRPVAT, encoded by the exons ATGAGGACTTTAGAGGAGGTGCGGGCCACTCTGCAGATCGCCAAACTCAAAGAGGAGGACTTACAGAAAACTATCCACTGTCTGTCCTTTGGGCCAAACGTTTCATCTGCGGACTACTGCCTGATGGAGCTCGACGACACACTCTGCAAACACATCGAGGCTGGCCAAAG TCTAGTGATTCGGGGCGATAAAGACGAACATGCAGTGGTTTGTAGCGACGACAAGACCTACAGTCTAAAAATAGCTGACACATCcaacctgctgctgtttcttccTGGATGCAAAACACCAGACCAGCTGACCGACACTGAGGACAGCTCTCATGTTGTGCACGCTCAG ATATGGGGGTTTTGTAACAGCTACTGGGAACTGAGGAAACAGCGACCAAgactgaagaagctgaagaggCTTTTAATGGAAAATCCTTACGAAGGACCAGCGTTGGGAGGGCAGCAGGAGAATACAGAGAACAGG TACACAATGCAGGATCTGCTGGAAAGGATTCAGGCCAGTGAAGAGGAGATAAGGACACACTTAGAGACCATCCACGCCTGTCAGATAGATG GTTACTGGCGCGTTCTGGACTTTGACTATGAGATGAAGCTGCTTGGTCATGTGACTCAACTGGTGGACTCTGAGTCTTGGGCCTTCAACAGGGTTCCCCTTCAAACCAGTTTAGATGAGCTGGCCCCACTAGAGCCCAG AGAGATGATCGAGCACTGTTTGAACTGCTATGGGAAACGCTATACTGAAAATG ATGAAGTGTTTTATGCACTAAATGAGGACAAAGTCTGTTGGGGTATAGCACTGATGCTGTTGCACAATGCTGTCAAGTTCAACCTGAAGGAGTTTCAAGAGGTGTGGCAGCAGAGCGTCCCAGAGGGCATGAGTACAAGACTGGACCAGCTAAAG GGCATTGCCCTGTTGGACCGCACCTCCCGCCCGGAGACCATCTGCCTGCTGCGTGTGGAGGACCTCCCAGAGGACACGGTGGAACGCTTTAACCACCTTTTTACACTCCGAGAGAAATGGACAGAGGAGGATATAACACCTTACATACA AGACCTGTGTGGAGAGAAACAGACCACCGGAGCCCTCCTGACCAAATACGCTCGGTCTTCAATGCAAAATGGGATCAAGGTTTTCAACTCCAGAAGGCCCGTGGCAACGTGA